A window of Lacibacter sediminis contains these coding sequences:
- a CDS encoding ABC transporter permease yields MWSLLKIELFKVFKRPRTYIAFIAVWAIVSLIQLAIYVDGAKYMDFVLKDVKDNFDVIGNPLNGYFVCFVILQTLLIHVPLLVALVSADMIAGEANMGTLRLLITKPVSRTKLLMSKFLASAIYAIILLIWIAVLGLFLSMAIFGTDGLMNAKSYEIIILNGNDIFWRYLCAFGYAAIALITVSSLGFFFSIFAENSLGPIVATMSVIIVFTILTTLDIPMFQNVKDFFFTSHMIGWKGFFEMKVDADGMSIPGTIRNLPAVLRSAGILLLHIFIFTGSAIYIFNRKDVLS; encoded by the coding sequence ATGTGGAGCCTTTTAAAAATTGAGTTGTTCAAAGTATTCAAACGTCCACGCACATACATTGCGTTTATTGCGGTGTGGGCAATTGTGTCGTTGATACAACTGGCCATTTATGTTGATGGAGCCAAGTACATGGATTTTGTGTTGAAAGATGTGAAAGACAATTTTGATGTGATCGGTAATCCGTTAAATGGATATTTTGTTTGCTTTGTAATTTTACAAACATTGCTCATACATGTGCCACTGCTCGTGGCATTGGTGAGCGCAGATATGATTGCGGGTGAAGCAAACATGGGAACGCTTCGTTTACTGATCACAAAACCGGTGAGCCGTACAAAACTGCTGATGAGTAAATTTCTTGCATCGGCTATCTATGCCATCATCCTGCTAATCTGGATCGCTGTACTCGGTTTGTTTTTGTCCATGGCCATATTCGGAACAGATGGGTTGATGAATGCAAAAAGTTACGAGATCATCATTTTAAACGGGAATGATATTTTCTGGCGTTATCTCTGTGCTTTTGGGTATGCAGCAATAGCGCTCATCACGGTATCATCACTTGGATTTTTCTTTTCCATATTTGCTGAGAATTCACTTGGACCAATTGTTGCAACCATGAGTGTGATCATTGTATTTACCATTCTTACCACACTGGATATTCCAATGTTTCAGAATGTAAAAGACTTTTTCTTTACCTCGCATATGATCGGTTGGAAAGGATTTTTTGAAATGAAAGTGGATGCAGATGGCATGTCTATTCCTGGCACTATTCGAAATTTACCTGCAGTTTTAAGAAGTGCAGGCATCCTTTTGTTACATATTTTCATCTTTACAGGGTCGGCTATCTATATTTTCAACCGGAAAGATGTCTTGAGTTGA
- a CDS encoding winged helix-turn-helix domain-containing protein has product MFKELDPILHSQLRLAVMSLLIGVREAEFTFIREKTGSTAGNLSVQISKLKEAGYVDVIKQFKDNYPQTICKITPAGIAAFETYVKALQTYLPK; this is encoded by the coding sequence ATGTTTAAAGAACTCGACCCCATATTACATTCGCAATTACGGCTGGCCGTTATGAGTCTGCTTATTGGCGTTAGGGAAGCTGAGTTTACGTTTATCAGAGAGAAAACGGGCTCTACTGCCGGAAACCTTAGTGTGCAGATCAGCAAATTAAAAGAAGCGGGTTACGTGGATGTGATCAAACAGTTCAAAGACAATTACCCGCAAACGATCTGCAAGATTACCCCGGCAGGAATTGCCGCTTTCGAAACCTATGTGAAAGCATTGCAAACATATCTTCCAAAATAA
- a CDS encoding ABC transporter ATP-binding protein: MESVIKVTQLSKVFSEITAVSDLSFTVQKGDVYGFLGQNGAGKSTTIRMLLTLITPTSGSIEIFGYDLYKHRKEILRNTGAVIERPDLYKYLTAYETLQLFAKMSGVKLSKANFMDQLELVGLAQRANSKVRTFSQGMKQRLGIAVALVHDPQLIMLDEPTNGLDPQGIADMRNLILMLREKMNKTILVSSHLLSEVEQIANRMLIIDKGKKLVEGTVAELFHPDDTVVYIETNDQVRCEQLLKQSNYADKLMGVDIGGIELKLRKEDVPVLTKLLVENNISVLGITARHSLEDYFLKITTANQHVEPFKN, encoded by the coding sequence ATGGAATCAGTCATTAAGGTCACTCAACTCAGTAAGGTTTTCAGCGAAATAACAGCGGTAAGCGATCTTTCTTTTACTGTACAGAAAGGCGATGTGTACGGTTTTCTTGGGCAGAATGGCGCAGGCAAATCAACCACAATTCGTATGTTACTTACGCTTATTACACCCACGAGTGGTTCCATTGAAATTTTCGGTTACGATCTCTACAAACACCGCAAAGAAATTCTGCGTAATACAGGTGCGGTAATTGAACGCCCTGATCTCTACAAATATTTAACGGCATACGAAACATTGCAACTGTTTGCAAAAATGAGTGGCGTGAAACTCAGCAAAGCAAATTTCATGGATCAACTGGAGTTGGTTGGACTTGCGCAACGTGCAAACAGCAAAGTGCGTACATTTTCGCAAGGAATGAAACAACGTTTAGGTATTGCTGTTGCATTGGTGCATGATCCGCAATTGATCATGTTAGATGAACCAACGAATGGGTTAGATCCACAAGGAATTGCTGATATGCGCAATTTGATTTTAATGCTGCGTGAAAAAATGAACAAAACCATTCTTGTTTCATCGCACTTGCTAAGTGAAGTGGAACAGATCGCTAACCGCATGCTCATTATTGACAAAGGAAAGAAATTGGTGGAAGGAACAGTTGCAGAATTATTTCATCCGGATGATACGGTGGTGTATATCGAAACAAACGACCAGGTGCGTTGCGAACAATTGCTGAAGCAAAGTAATTATGCTGATAAATTGATGGGTGTGGATATAGGCGGTATTGAATTGAAACTTCGTAAAGAAGATGTGCCGGTGCTGACAAAACTGTTGGTTGAAAATAATATCAGTGTATTAGGTATTACTGCCAGGCATTCATTGGAAGACTATTTTTTAAAGATCACAACAGCGAATCAACATGTGGAGCCTTTTAAAAATTGA
- a CDS encoding 2TM domain-containing protein, which translates to MSNFQRIPDSNEEKDKQLWEIAQKRASFKQHLITYLLINAFFWILWSINGAKHYGGGVPWPVWPMLGWGIGIASHYFGAYVYPKSNSVEREYEKLKNKQ; encoded by the coding sequence ATGAGTAACTTTCAACGAATCCCCGATTCAAATGAAGAAAAAGACAAACAACTTTGGGAGATTGCACAAAAGCGTGCATCGTTCAAACAACATCTCATCACTTATTTACTGATCAATGCATTCTTCTGGATCTTATGGTCAATTAATGGAGCAAAGCATTACGGTGGCGGCGTTCCCTGGCCGGTATGGCCAATGCTTGGCTGGGGTATCGGTATTGCATCACATTACTTTGGTGCATATGTTTATCCTAAAAGCAATAGTGTAGAACGTGAATACGAAAAACTAAAAAACAAACAATAA